In one Lentisphaera araneosa HTCC2155 genomic region, the following are encoded:
- a CDS encoding addiction module protein translates to MNVLAEIKQMSLSEKLITMEQLWNELQNSEEGVQSPPWHKEVLKAREGKEKFVNWNDAKKSIRNSCR, encoded by the coding sequence ATGAATGTACTAGCAGAAATAAAGCAAATGTCATTAAGTGAAAAACTTATAACTATGGAACAACTTTGGAATGAACTACAAAATTCTGAAGAAGGAGTTCAATCCCCACCATGGCACAAAGAAGTTTTAAAAGCTCGTGAAGGCAAAGAAAAATTTGTTAATTGGAATGATGCAAAAAAATCTATCAGGAACTCATGTAGATGA